One genomic segment of Oncorhynchus mykiss isolate Arlee chromosome 10, USDA_OmykA_1.1, whole genome shotgun sequence includes these proteins:
- the LOC110513527 gene encoding zinc finger and BTB domain-containing protein 5 has protein sequence MDFPGHFNQVFQQLNYQRVHSQLCDCVIVVGSRHFKAHRSVLAACSTHFRALFTVAQGDASMNMIQLDSEVVTAEAFAALVDMMYTSTLMLGESNVMDVLLAASHLHLNAVVKACKHYLTTRTMPMSPPADPRATQHRQHTHEEQQRLRQQQQAAANANLAANANQEANANLAANAATSRLQRSFLLQQLGLSLVSSALGGVEEDGLRGGSDGVSISGVVEHKASFPIRRCHKRKPSLSFSLSEDRPRQRPRPSGTHGDEEVGLLSPDSHKTGEEARLDAAITGLVGGVTQDDSQMPSQSDGGRCEGEEQGMAEEGGVGKESLDGGSHHGDGVEVKITEEEEEEEEVREQQGQVVVKCEPLSSPEPADDITIQGSDQLGPGRGRGGGEEKVELSPQSSNRSLSSSDQQLLQPGSQVLLKGGLGSGIGGGFGCSNHLDGKSGFRISSFLGAKVFGSGGSGVDAGDDDLLNTTTGEAMAATHGFLLSPEHSGTNNSASMLRPGSANHLHLLAGDGLGGFSTDADSLFLRPLHDGLGNPRGGGGFPDPFSLDFQRSSLGLHSLARASRGSSLGYPGYRRIAPKNDNVGGGGGGGETGVVLQDALSSSSLGEGGPLLLNGSGGYESGPPTSSSSAPHPRPQLTRASADVLSKCKKALSEHNVLVVEGARKYACRICCKTFLTLTDCKKHIRVHTGEKPYACLKCGKRFSQSSHLYKHSKTTCLRWQNSNMADALM, from the exons ATGGACTTCCCGGGCCACTTCAACCAG GTCTTCCAGCAGCTGAACTACCAGCGCGTCCACAGCCAGCTGTGTGACTGTGTCATTGTGGTGGGCAGCCGCCATTTTAAGGCCCACCGCTCGGTGCTGGCGGCTTGCAGCACTCACTTCAGAGCCCTGTTCACCGTCGCCCAGGGAGACGCCAGCATGAACATGATACAACTGGACAGCGAG GTGGTGACAGCGGAGGCGTTTGCCGCCCTGGTGGACATGATGTACACCTCCACCCTGATGCTAGGAGAGAGCAACGTGATGGACGTGCTGCTAGCTGCCTCTCACCTCCACCTGAACGCCGTAGTCAAGGCCTGTAAGCACTACCTGACCACCCGCACCATGCCCATGTCCCCGCCGGCAGACCCCCGGGCCACACAACACCGCCAACACACCCACGAGGAACAGCAGAGActcaggcagcagcagcaggcagcCGCCAACGCTAACCTAGCCGCTAACGCTAACCAAGAGGCTAACGCTAACCTAGCGGCTAACGCTGCTACGTCCAGGCTCCAGCGGTCGTTCCTGCTGCAGCAGCTGGGTCTAAGCCTGGTGAGCTCTGCCCTGGGCGGGGTGGAGGAGGATGGGCTAAGGGGTGGTAGCGATGGTGTTAgcattagtggtgtagtggagcACAAAGCTTCCTTCCCCATTCGACGCTGCCACAAGAGAAAGCCCTCCCTGAGCTTTAGCCTATCTGAGGACAGGCCCAGGCAGAGGCCCCGCCCCTCCGGAACCCACGGGGATGAAGAAGTGGGACTACTCTCCCCCGACTCCCACAAGACGGGGGAGGAGGCCAGACTGGACGCGGCGATCACCGGCCTAGTAGGGGGCGTGACCCAGGATGACTCCCAGATGCCCAGCCAATCGGACGGCGGACGCTGCGAAGGGGAGGAGCAAGGGATGGCGGAGGAGGGGGGTGTGGGGAAGGAGTCCCTGGATGGGGGGAGTCACCATGGTGATGGGGTGGAGGTGAAGATaacggaggaagaggaggaggaggaggaagtacgGGAGCAACAGGGACAG gtggtggtCAAGTGTGAGCCTCTGAGCTCCCCAGAGCCAGCTGATGACATCACCATCCAGGGTAGCGACCAGCTGGGAcctggaagaggaagaggaggaggggaggagaaggtagAACTGAGCCCACAGAGCAGCAACCGTAGTCTCTCCTCCTCTGACCAACAGCTTCTCCAACCCGGTTCCCAGGTCCTGCTCAAAGGAGGTCTTGGTAGTGGGATTGGCGGTGGTTTTGGCTGTAGTAACCATCTTGATGGCAAGTCTGGTTTTAGGATTTCTAGCTTCCTCGGCGCCAAGGTCTTCGGAAGCGGGGGGTCGGGGGTCGACGCCGGGGACGACGACCTCCTCAACACGACGACCGGCGAGGCGATGGCAGCGACACATGGCTTCCTGCTGAGCCCGGAACACTCTGGAACCAATAACTCCGCCTCGATGCTCCGTCCCGGGTCGGCCAACCACCTGCACCTGCTGGCTGGTGACGGTCTCGGGGGATTCTCTACAGACGCCGATTCGCTCTTCCTGCGTCCCCTGCATGACGGACTGGGAAaccccagaggaggaggagggttcccAGATCCTTTTTCTCTGGATTTCCAGCGCTCCAGCCTGGGTCTGCACTCCCTGGCCCGCGCCTCTCGAGGGAGCTCCCTGGGTTACCCTGGATACCGTCGCATCGCACCTAAAAACGACAACGTGggcggaggaggaggtggaggagaaacGGGGGTCGTTCTCCAAGACGCCCTGTCTTCCTCCAGTCTGGGGGAAGGGGGACCCTTGCTTCTGAACGGTTCGGGAGGTTACGAGTCAGGCCCACCCACCTCGTCCTCGTCCGCCCCACACCCTCGCCCCCAGCTGACCCGTGCCTCTGCCGACGTCCTCTCCAAGTGTAAGAAGGCCCTGTCCGAACACAACGTGCTGGTGGTGGAAGGAGCCAGGAAGTACGCCTGTCGAATCTGCTGTAAGACTTTCCTCACTCTGACCGACTGTAAGAAACACATTAGGGTCCACACCGGGGAGAAACCGTACGCCTGCCTCAAGTGCGGCAAACGCTTCAGCCAGTCGTCTCACCTGTACAAACACTCCAAGACGACGTGTCTGCGTTGGCAGAACAGCAACATGGCCGACGCACTGATGTAG